The DNA sequence CTGGCGCCCCCGGGGCCCCCGGCTCGGCTGGCGCCCCTGGTGCCCCCGGTGCTTCAGGCGCTGCGGGAAGTGCGGGAGGCGGGGATGAACTCGTCGATCCCACCACCGGTGCGGTGAACCGTCGCGCCTTCGCGTCGAAGAGCGGAAACCAGCTGGAGCTGCTGGACGCCGCCAACGGTCCGCAGGGCGTCCGGCTCCGTACCGGTGACGGCAAGCTCACCATCGACCTCGACCGCAAGGGCACCGCCATCGTCATCGGCAGTGACGGCAGCGTGACCATCGAGGCCAAGGAGCAGGTCTCCATCCGGGCGGCCGACGGTGTCGCCCTGGAAGCGGGGCGCGGGGCGCTCGAACTGACTGGTGAGAGCGTCACGTTGACCGCCCGCAAAGGCGTGTCCGTGGACGGCGGCACCGGGAAGGTCGGCATCGCGGCACAGGGCCCGGTGGAGGTGCGGGGCGGCGAGGTCACGGTGGACGGAAGCCGCCGGACGGAGATCAAGAGCGGGGGTTCGGTGAGCGTCAACGCGCCCATGGTGAAGCTCAACTGACGCCACGACAGTCCGTACGCACGGGAGGAGAGCACAGCATGTCCGACGCAACAGCCGCTCCGGCGGCCCGGGTCGGCGACCCCACCGGCCACCCCGGCACGGTAGGGCCGCCCGGAGTCCTGTCCGTGCTCATCGGCGGTAAGCCCGCCGCCACCGTCGGGACCGCCCACCTGTGCTCCTCGCCCGCCGCTCATCCGCCGACCGTCCTCGCGCCGCCCGGCAGTTCGACGGTGTTCATCGGCGGGCAGCCGGCCGCCCGCGTCGGGGTTCTGGCGGGCTGCGGTTCCCCGGTGCTCTCCGGCTGCCCGACCGTACTGATCGGCGGGTGAACGGGACCCATGGGGCAGCAGTTCATCGGCGCGGGCTGGGCGTTCCCGCCGCGCACGGACGCCACCGGGTCCATCGCGCTGGTGCACGGCGAACACGAGCTGGAGGAGTCGATCCGGCTGATCCTGGCCACCTCGCCGGGGGAGCGGCCCATGCGGCCGGAGTTCGGCTGCGCGGTCAACGACTACGTGTTCGCCCCGGCGGACGCGGGGACCGCCGGGCAGCTCGCGTACGAGGTGCGGCTCGCGCTGGAGCGGTGGGAGCCCCGGATCGAGGTGACCGAGGTCGTCGTCCGGTTCGACGAGGCGGACAACGGCGTCCTCTACATCGACATCGGCTACACCGTGCGCGGCGCGAACGACCCCCGCAACCTCGTCTTCCCGTTCTACGTGATCCCGCAGCACGCCGAGTCCACCGAGGCATCGGCCGACGACGAGGAGGCGGGCGCGTGACCCTGCCCAGCCCGCATCTGGACGACCGCACCTTCCAGGGCCTGGTCGACGAGGCGAAACGCCTGGTGCAGCAGCGCTGCCCGGAGTGGACCGACCACAATGTCTCCGACCCCGGCGTGACGCTGATCGAGGCGTTCGCGACCATGGTCGACCAGCTCGTCTACCGGGTGAACCGGGTCCCGGAGAAGAGCTATCTGACCTTCCTCGACCTCATCGGGGTCCAGCTCCACCCGCCGACCGCCGCCCACACCGAGGTGACGTTCCGGCTCTCCGCCCCCCGGCCCGAACCGGTGCTGGTGCGGGCCGGCACGGAGGTCGCCACCGTCCGTACGGAGACGGAGGAGGCGGTCGTCTTCACCACCACCGAGCCGCTCTCCA is a window from the Streptomyces sp. MMBL 11-1 genome containing:
- a CDS encoding PAAR domain-containing protein, giving the protein MSDATAAPAARVGDPTGHPGTVGPPGVLSVLIGGKPAATVGTAHLCSSPAAHPPTVLAPPGSSTVFIGGQPAARVGVLAGCGSPVLSGCPTVLIGG
- a CDS encoding GPW/gp25 family protein, with translation MGQQFIGAGWAFPPRTDATGSIALVHGEHELEESIRLILATSPGERPMRPEFGCAVNDYVFAPADAGTAGQLAYEVRLALERWEPRIEVTEVVVRFDEADNGVLYIDIGYTVRGANDPRNLVFPFYVIPQHAESTEASADDEEAGA